The proteins below come from a single Manihot esculenta cultivar AM560-2 unplaced genomic scaffold, M.esculenta_v8 Scaffold51, whole genome shotgun sequence genomic window:
- the LOC110602401 gene encoding metacaspase-9, with the protein MESKGKKRMAVLVGCNYPKTKNELHGCINDVVAMRDVLINRFGFQPAHVQLLTDAPGSSSSPPLVMPTGANIKKALDQMVDEAQPGDVLYFHYSGHGTRIPSLKPGHPFRQDEAIVPCDFNLITDMDFRQLVNRLPKGTSFTILSDSCHSGGLIDKEKEQIGPNSLIKSNANKQISHKPKAIPYESILQHLTSLTGINTTDIGTHLLECFGANASLSFRIPMLELDNFLQVLKSDEGILLSGCQANETSADMNPVESGGKAYGAFSNAVQMVLKEHSGELISNRQLVMMARQVLEVQGFEQHPCLYCSDENADAVFLWQPESQSQC; encoded by the exons ATGGAGAGCAAGGGAAAGAAGAGAATGGCTGTATTGGTAGGGTGCAATTATCCAAAAACAAAGAACGAGTTGCATGGCTGCATTAACGACGTCGTAGCCATGAGAGATGTGCTTATCAACCGATTTGGGTTCCAGCCTGCCCATGTCCAGCTCCTTACAGATGCACCTGGGTCCTCTTCCTCTCCACCGCTAGTGATGCCTACTGGTGCGAACATAAAGAAGGCTCTTGATCAGATGGTTGATGAGGCTCAACCAGGAGATGTCCTCTATTTTCATTACAGTGGACATGGAACTAGAATCCCTTCGTTGAAGCCAGGCCATCCGTTTAGACAGGATGAGGCTATTGTCCCCTGTGACTTCAATCTCATCACAG ATATGGACTTCCGGCAACTAGTGAACCGGCTACCAAAGGGAACGAGCTTCACAATTCTATCAGATTCATGCCACAGTGGAGGTCTCATTGacaaagagaaagaacaaattggaccaaactcactaataaaatctaatgcaaacaagCAAATCTCTCACAAACCTAAAGCCATCCCGTATGAATCCATACTCCAACACTTGACATCTCTCACAGGCATAAACACAACTGACATTGGAACTCATTTGCTAGAGTGCTTTGGAGCCAATGCCAGCTTAAGCTTCAGAATCCCAATGCTTGAATTAGACAATTTTCTTCAAGTGTTGAAGTCTGATGAGGGGATTCTGCTAAGTGGGTGTCAAGCAAATGAGACTTCTGCTGATATGAACCCAGTTGAGAGTGGGGGAAAAGCTTATGGAGCATTTAGCAATGCAGTGCAAATGGTGTTGAAAGAGCATTCAGGTGAATTGATCAGCAATAGGCAGTTGGTGATGATGGCTAGACAAGTGTTGGAGGTTCAAGGGTTTGAGCAGCATCCTTGCTTGTATTGCAGTGATGAGAATGCTGATGCTGTTTTCTTGTGGCAGCCAGAAAGCCAGAGCCAATGCTAG